Proteins encoded in a region of the Streptococcus sanguinis genome:
- a CDS encoding metal ABC transporter solute-binding protein, Zn/Mn family, producing the protein MKRALKFSACLSMLALVLCLWACQSQKESSPSSTSQGLRIVTSFYPIYSMVKAISGDLNDVRMIQSSSGIHDFEPSANDVAAIYDADVFVYHSRTLESWAGELNPSLKNSKVQVLEASQGMELDRVAGLEDVQAGEGVDEKTLFDPHTWLDPQKAAEEAQIIADRLSELDSDHRDTYQANARKFQEEAKELTERYQKIFDKVSNKTFVTQHTAFSYLAKRFGLAQLGIAGISPEQEPSPRQLTEIEDFVKEHQVKTIFVESNASSKVAQTLVKATGVQIKELNPLEADPANQLSYLENLEKNLAVLAKDLKG; encoded by the coding sequence ATGAAACGAGCTTTAAAATTCTCAGCTTGCCTTAGCATGCTGGCCCTGGTCTTGTGTCTCTGGGCTTGTCAGTCTCAAAAGGAATCCAGTCCATCCAGTACGTCGCAAGGATTGAGGATTGTAACCAGCTTTTATCCTATTTACTCCATGGTTAAGGCTATATCGGGCGATTTGAATGACGTGCGCATGATTCAGTCTAGCAGCGGTATTCATGATTTTGAGCCTTCAGCCAATGACGTAGCAGCCATCTATGATGCAGATGTCTTTGTCTATCACTCGCGGACTTTGGAGTCCTGGGCTGGAGAGCTGAATCCTAGTCTCAAGAATTCCAAGGTTCAAGTCCTTGAGGCTTCTCAGGGAATGGAGCTGGATCGAGTCGCTGGCTTGGAAGATGTCCAAGCGGGAGAGGGAGTGGATGAGAAGACGCTCTTTGACCCCCATACCTGGTTGGATCCTCAGAAGGCTGCGGAGGAAGCCCAGATTATCGCCGACAGGCTGTCGGAGTTGGATAGTGACCATCGGGATACTTACCAGGCCAATGCCCGAAAATTTCAAGAAGAGGCCAAGGAGTTGACGGAGCGCTATCAGAAGATTTTTGATAAAGTGTCCAACAAAACCTTTGTCACCCAGCATACTGCCTTTTCTTATCTAGCCAAGCGATTCGGGCTGGCCCAGCTGGGTATTGCTGGTATTTCACCGGAGCAGGAGCCTAGTCCGCGCCAGCTGACAGAGATAGAAGACTTTGTCAAGGAGCACCAGGTGAAGACCATTTTTGTGGAAAGCAATGCTTCTTCCAAAGTGGCTCAAACCTTGGTCAAGGCGACCGGTGTACAAATCAAGGAGCTGAATCCTCTGGAAGCAGACCCAGCCAATCAACTATCTTATTTAGAAAATTTAGAAAAAAATCTAGCTGTTTTAGCTAAAGATTTGAAAGGATAA
- a CDS encoding aspartate carbamoyltransferase catalytic subunit translates to MSSNQIALKNLVSMETLSNEEVMALIKRGIEFKNGAKVHYDEQHIVSNLFFEPSTRTHKAFEVAELKLGCDLLDFDVKTSSVNKGETLYDTILTMSALGVDVCVIRHPEVDYYKELVESPTITTSIVNGGDGSGQHPSQSLLDLMTIYQEFGRFEGLKVAIAGDLDHSRVAKSNMQILKRLGAELYFAGPEEWRSQEFADYGKFVTIDEVIDQVDVMMFLRVQHERHDYESIFSKENYHRLHGLTQERYDRMKDTAILMHPAPVNRDVEIADHLVEAPKSRIVEQMTNGVFVRMAIIEAVLKGRQ, encoded by the coding sequence ATGTCATCCAATCAAATCGCTCTTAAGAACCTTGTTTCTATGGAAACTCTGTCAAATGAAGAAGTTATGGCGCTGATTAAACGCGGAATCGAATTTAAAAATGGCGCTAAAGTCCATTATGATGAACAGCATATCGTGTCTAACCTCTTCTTTGAGCCTTCAACTCGGACCCACAAGGCCTTTGAGGTAGCGGAGTTGAAGTTGGGTTGCGATCTTCTGGACTTTGATGTCAAGACCAGCTCGGTCAACAAAGGAGAAACCTTGTATGACACTATCCTGACCATGTCTGCCCTTGGCGTCGATGTTTGTGTCATTCGCCACCCTGAAGTAGACTATTACAAAGAGCTAGTGGAAAGCCCGACCATTACGACTTCTATCGTAAACGGAGGAGACGGTTCTGGTCAGCATCCTAGCCAAAGCTTGCTGGATCTGATGACCATTTATCAAGAGTTTGGTCGCTTTGAAGGACTCAAGGTTGCGATTGCTGGTGACTTGGACCATTCGCGCGTGGCTAAGTCAAACATGCAGATTCTCAAGCGCTTGGGGGCAGAGCTCTACTTTGCTGGTCCGGAAGAATGGCGGAGCCAGGAGTTTGCGGACTATGGTAAGTTTGTCACTATTGATGAGGTGATTGATCAAGTGGATGTCATGATGTTCCTGCGCGTGCAGCATGAGCGCCATGACTACGAGTCCATCTTTTCAAAAGAAAATTACCACAGACTGCATGGTCTGACTCAAGAGCGTTATGACCGCATGAAAGATACGGCGATTCTGATGCATCCGGCTCCAGTTAACCGTGATGTAGAAATTGCGGATCATCTAGTCGAAGCACCAAAATCGCGTATCGTTGAACAAATGACTAACGGCGTCTTTGTCAGAATGGCTATTATCGAAGCAGTTCTGAAAGGCCGTCAATAA
- a CDS encoding pneumococcal-type histidine triad protein, protein MKHNQKLLSLAGIILACNLCLAACQSQPSQQESSQEKVKTKQEVKKKSKATKKGQVPGVDKPTDDGFLFKSESQIKARTSEGLILEHDGHTHFIFYSDLKNSKWAYLIPKDGQMPAGSPQLANQISTADDGYVFNPRDIVSEDQYGYVVRHGDHFHYILKQSVGNLAQAPSYRPTPPSNTTGPVYQPRLRPSVPQQQGTTKRQFAGIDYPTSDGFLFRGTGVTGKLATGLLADHNGHTHFIPYEQLIASPWESLIPAEHKKAAEDAYYGRQGQAQPSPEPSPAPAPAPTPEPAPNPLEEEEEIAKKKAYLAQQLGIDESLIQVSDTDKGKVFIYPHGDHSHSTLVSEIDTTKPFDPHGNPHAHDAVGMETLKALGFDDEIIEDILHATADTPFPSDETDTEKMKAWLATVKYLNIGQRKDPLERKGLELMPNIEVLGIGFTPIKDIRPVLQFKHLKQLWMTKTGVTNYDFLKEIPTLEGLDISQNGIIDLSFLKDYPNLKTVAAAGNDLTDISPLAKLKNLESLNLDYNNISDISALTKLSKLKAVSLEHNQLQDVSALSQKEDLTRLFLSNNPNLNLNTLKASHLEELTADNSNVENLNFLKSNPNLTTLSLNGNRLTSLAGVEAAKNLVTFSASQNKITSLDILAAQSSLKNLNLAENELKNLEGINQFRSLDNLAVNKNKITTLALQEPNKTLTYINVSENHIPKAELELNENKIPKALAQHFPDVQGGIIDNNKPADAKEEKKEAPKESESNKAQGKLASDKPASAEVSSQGASNDNEHAAGSPEAELNNRDENPENSSKPSSEEVPTAENPELKDELAQAENKENQKNSKDKEKAEKEASH, encoded by the coding sequence ATGAAACACAATCAGAAACTGTTAAGTCTAGCAGGAATCATTCTTGCTTGTAATCTTTGCTTGGCGGCTTGTCAGTCTCAGCCGTCTCAACAGGAAAGCAGTCAAGAAAAGGTGAAGACCAAGCAAGAAGTGAAGAAGAAAAGCAAGGCGACCAAAAAAGGACAAGTTCCTGGTGTTGATAAGCCGACGGATGATGGTTTTCTCTTCAAAAGCGAGTCTCAAATTAAAGCTAGAACTAGTGAAGGTTTGATTTTAGAGCATGATGGCCATACGCACTTTATTTTTTATTCTGATCTAAAGAATAGTAAATGGGCCTATCTGATACCAAAAGATGGGCAAATGCCTGCAGGATCGCCTCAGCTGGCAAATCAAATAAGCACTGCTGATGATGGCTATGTTTTTAATCCTAGAGACATTGTGTCGGAAGACCAATACGGCTATGTTGTGCGTCACGGCGATCATTTTCATTATATTTTGAAGCAGTCTGTGGGGAATCTTGCTCAAGCACCGAGTTATCGTCCAACGCCGCCTAGCAATACTACTGGACCTGTTTATCAGCCAAGGCTTAGACCGTCTGTTCCACAGCAGCAAGGGACAACTAAACGCCAGTTTGCTGGGATTGATTATCCTACAAGTGATGGATTCTTATTTAGAGGCACAGGGGTAACAGGCAAACTTGCTACAGGCTTGCTAGCAGATCATAATGGTCATACTCATTTCATCCCCTATGAGCAGTTGATTGCTTCGCCTTGGGAGTCATTGATTCCCGCAGAACATAAGAAAGCTGCTGAAGATGCCTACTATGGCCGACAAGGGCAAGCACAGCCTTCACCAGAACCGTCGCCAGCGCCAGCACCAGCTCCTACACCTGAGCCTGCGCCAAATCCATTAGAAGAGGAAGAAGAAATTGCCAAGAAGAAGGCCTATTTGGCTCAGCAATTAGGAATCGATGAAAGTCTGATTCAGGTGAGCGATACAGATAAAGGGAAGGTATTTATCTATCCGCATGGCGATCACAGCCATTCGACCTTGGTCAGTGAGATTGATACAACCAAGCCTTTTGACCCTCATGGAAATCCGCACGCTCATGACGCGGTTGGTATGGAAACCTTGAAAGCTCTAGGATTTGATGATGAAATCATTGAGGATATTTTACATGCTACGGCAGACACCCCATTCCCATCAGATGAGACGGATACGGAAAAGATGAAAGCCTGGCTGGCAACTGTGAAGTATCTAAATATCGGCCAGCGCAAAGATCCGCTGGAAAGAAAAGGCTTGGAACTGATGCCGAATATTGAAGTTCTGGGGATTGGCTTTACTCCGATAAAGGACATCAGACCAGTGCTGCAATTTAAGCATTTAAAACAGCTGTGGATGACAAAGACGGGCGTTACCAACTATGATTTCTTAAAAGAAATTCCGACCTTGGAAGGCTTGGACATTTCCCAGAATGGTATCATCGATTTATCTTTCTTGAAGGATTATCCGAACCTCAAAACAGTCGCCGCAGCGGGAAATGACCTTACCGATATCTCACCCCTAGCTAAGCTGAAAAATCTGGAGTCATTGAACCTTGACTACAACAATATCTCAGATATTTCTGCTTTGACCAAGCTTTCAAAATTAAAAGCGGTAAGTTTAGAGCATAACCAGCTGCAAGATGTTTCTGCTCTGAGCCAAAAAGAAGATTTAACAAGGCTTTTCTTATCCAACAACCCAAACTTAAATCTCAATACTCTCAAAGCTTCCCATCTGGAAGAATTAACAGCTGACAATTCCAATGTTGAGAACTTGAATTTCCTGAAGTCTAATCCAAATCTGACAACTCTAAGCCTAAATGGAAATCGTCTGACTTCTCTGGCAGGAGTTGAAGCTGCTAAGAATTTAGTAACTTTTTCCGCAAGTCAAAACAAGATTACATCTTTGGACATTCTAGCTGCGCAGTCTTCCTTGAAGAATTTAAACTTGGCTGAGAATGAGCTGAAAAACTTGGAAGGAATTAATCAGTTTAGGTCTTTAGACAATCTGGCTGTCAACAAGAATAAAATCACAACCTTAGCTCTGCAGGAACCAAATAAGACGTTGACTTATATTAATGTCAGCGAGAATCACATCCCTAAAGCAGAGCTTGAATTGAATGAAAATAAAATTCCAAAGGCTTTAGCGCAGCATTTCCCAGATGTTCAGGGTGGCATCATTGACAATAATAAGCCGGCTGATGCAAAGGAAGAAAAGAAGGAAGCACCTAAGGAAAGTGAGTCTAATAAGGCACAAGGAAAGCTAGCATCCGATAAGCCAGCCTCAGCTGAAGTAAGCAGCCAAGGAGCTTCAAATGATAATGAGCATGCAGCTGGATCTCCTGAAGCAGAGTTAAACAATCGTGATGAAAATCCAGAAAACTCTTCTAAGCCATCATCAGAAGAAGTGCCAACTGCTGAAAATCCTGAATTAAAAGATGAGCTAGCTCAAGCAGAAAACAAAGAAAATCAAAAGAATTCAAAAGATAAGGAAAAGGCGGAGAAAGAAGCTAGTCACTAA
- the pyrR gene encoding bifunctional pyr operon transcriptional regulator/uracil phosphoribosyltransferase PyrR — MKTKEVVDDITMNRAITRITYEIIERNKDLNKVVLAGIKTRGVHLAHRIQKRLAQLENIDIPVAEVDTKPFRDDIKVEEDTTVIPVDITDRQVILIDDVLYTGRTIRAAIDNLVSHGRPSRVGLAVLVDRGHRELPIRADYVGKNIPTSQTEEIIVEMTETDGQDRVLIMGE, encoded by the coding sequence ATGAAAACAAAAGAAGTTGTCGATGACATCACCATGAATCGCGCGATTACGCGGATTACCTATGAAATCATCGAGCGCAACAAGGACTTAAATAAAGTGGTCTTGGCTGGGATTAAGACCCGTGGGGTTCACTTGGCTCACCGGATTCAGAAGCGGTTGGCTCAGTTGGAGAATATCGATATTCCAGTCGCTGAAGTAGACACTAAGCCTTTTCGTGATGATATCAAGGTTGAAGAAGATACGACAGTGATTCCAGTGGATATTACCGACCGTCAAGTAATTCTGATCGACGATGTCCTCTACACAGGAAGAACTATTCGAGCGGCTATTGATAATCTGGTCAGTCATGGGCGGCCTTCTCGCGTTGGTCTGGCTGTCTTGGTAGACCGTGGTCACCGCGAGCTGCCGATACGGGCAGACTATGTCGGCAAGAATATTCCGACTAGCCAAACTGAGGAGATTATTGTTGAGATGACCGAGACAGACGGTCAAGATCGAGTTTTGATTATGGGAGAGTAA
- a CDS encoding uracil-xanthine permease family protein, with protein MSQDVKYDVHDMPKPGLLLGLSFQHLFAMFGATVLVPILVGIDPAVALFSSGLGTIAHLTVTKYKIPAYMGSSFAYIAAMQMLMKTDGIGAVAQGAITGGLVYFIVALIVKFAGNAWIDKVLPPVVVGPIIMVIGLSLAGTAVSDVMNKTAANGEKVYDLTYFIIGMVTLLAVILFNIYGKKIVGIIPVLLGLIVGYIFSLILGAVTGQEIVSFAKVGQASWFHLPPMSLPFLDYDVKFYPSAILTMAPIAFVTMTEHFGHVMVLNSLTGKDFFKDPGLDKTLTGDGLAQIIAGLFGAPPVTSYGENIGVMALNKIYSVYVIAGAAVLAIVMSFVGKVSALLQSIPSPVLGGISIALFGVIASSGLKILIEAQTNFDNKKNLLIASVILVSGIGGLTLQLSGLQISGVALSTILGIVLYLVLPEPKD; from the coding sequence ATGAGTCAAGATGTTAAGTATGATGTGCATGATATGCCAAAGCCAGGTTTGCTTTTAGGACTATCCTTTCAGCACTTGTTCGCCATGTTTGGGGCGACAGTCTTGGTGCCAATTCTGGTGGGAATTGACCCAGCGGTGGCTCTTTTTTCCAGCGGTCTTGGAACAATTGCCCATCTGACTGTTACCAAGTACAAGATTCCAGCCTACATGGGGTCCAGCTTTGCTTATATCGCAGCCATGCAGATGCTTATGAAGACTGATGGTATCGGAGCGGTTGCTCAGGGAGCTATCACCGGTGGTTTGGTCTACTTTATCGTAGCACTGATTGTCAAGTTTGCTGGCAATGCATGGATTGACAAAGTTCTTCCCCCTGTAGTGGTAGGCCCCATCATCATGGTCATCGGTCTGAGCTTGGCTGGAACAGCTGTTAGCGATGTGATGAACAAGACTGCAGCTAATGGGGAAAAGGTGTATGATTTGACCTACTTCATTATCGGAATGGTCACTCTCTTGGCAGTCATCCTCTTTAATATCTATGGTAAGAAGATTGTGGGAATCATCCCAGTCTTGCTAGGCTTGATAGTTGGCTATATCTTTAGCTTAATTCTAGGGGCTGTGACTGGTCAGGAAATCGTTTCTTTTGCCAAGGTTGGGCAAGCATCTTGGTTCCACCTTCCGCCTATGAGTCTGCCTTTCTTGGACTACGATGTCAAATTTTATCCTAGTGCGATTTTAACCATGGCGCCTATTGCCTTTGTAACCATGACAGAACACTTCGGGCATGTCATGGTGTTGAATAGCTTGACAGGTAAGGACTTCTTCAAGGATCCAGGTCTAGACAAGACCTTGACTGGAGATGGTCTGGCTCAGATTATTGCAGGGCTTTTCGGAGCACCGCCAGTGACTAGCTACGGAGAGAATATCGGAGTTATGGCGCTCAATAAAATCTACAGCGTCTATGTCATTGCAGGTGCAGCAGTGCTGGCTATTGTCATGAGCTTTGTGGGAAAGGTCTCAGCCCTGCTCCAATCCATCCCGAGTCCTGTGCTGGGTGGTATTTCCATCGCCCTCTTTGGGGTAATTGCTTCGAGCGGTCTCAAGATTCTGATCGAAGCACAGACCAACTTTGACAATAAAAAGAATCTCTTGATTGCCAGTGTTATCTTGGTATCCGGTATCGGTGGTCTGACCTTGCAGCTGTCGGGTCTGCAAATCTCAGGAGTTGCCTTGTCAACTATTCTGGGAATTGTCCTCTATCTTGTCCTGCCTGAGCCCAAGGATTGA
- a CDS encoding carbamoyl phosphate synthase small subunit, whose product MAKRLLILENGMIFEGEAFGADLFVTGEIVFNTGMTGYQESITDQSYNGQILTFTYPLVGNYGVNRDDYESILPTCKGVVVYEYARRASNWRQQLSLDEFLKIKKIPGISGIDTRALTKIIRQHGTMRATIANADDSIEHLQDQLQATVLPTDNIKQVSTKQSYPAPGTGRSVVLVDFGLKHSILRELAKRNCNVTVVPYDTRAEEILQLNPDGVMLSNGPGNPEDVPEALDMIRGVQGKIPIFGICMGHQLFSMANGAKTHKMKFGHRGFNHAVREIATGRVDFTSQNHGYAVSREDLPECLIVTHEEINDKSVEGVRHRDYPAFSVQFHPDAAPGPHDADYLFDEFMEMMDAHQAY is encoded by the coding sequence ATGGCAAAGAGACTTTTAATATTAGAAAACGGCATGATTTTCGAAGGGGAAGCTTTTGGAGCGGATCTTTTCGTAACAGGCGAAATCGTCTTTAACACAGGCATGACTGGCTATCAGGAATCGATTACGGACCAGTCTTATAACGGCCAAATTTTGACCTTTACCTATCCCTTGGTTGGAAATTATGGTGTCAATCGGGACGACTATGAATCCATTCTGCCGACCTGTAAGGGAGTGGTGGTCTATGAGTATGCACGCCGTGCCAGCAATTGGCGCCAGCAATTGTCTTTGGATGAGTTCCTCAAAATCAAAAAGATACCAGGCATTTCGGGAATTGATACAAGGGCACTAACCAAGATTATCCGCCAGCATGGAACTATGCGGGCGACGATTGCCAATGCGGATGATAGTATTGAGCATTTGCAAGACCAGCTGCAGGCGACAGTTCTGCCGACTGATAACATCAAGCAGGTGTCTACCAAGCAGTCTTATCCAGCTCCGGGCACTGGTCGCAGTGTGGTATTGGTGGACTTTGGTCTCAAACACTCTATCCTTCGAGAATTAGCCAAACGCAACTGCAACGTGACAGTAGTACCTTATGATACCAGAGCTGAGGAAATTCTCCAGCTCAATCCTGACGGCGTCATGCTGTCAAATGGACCGGGCAATCCGGAAGATGTGCCGGAGGCTCTGGACATGATTCGTGGTGTTCAGGGCAAGATTCCAATTTTTGGGATCTGTATGGGACATCAGCTCTTCTCCATGGCTAACGGTGCCAAGACGCATAAGATGAAGTTCGGCCACCGTGGCTTCAACCATGCGGTACGCGAGATTGCAACAGGCCGAGTTGACTTTACCAGTCAAAATCACGGCTATGCCGTCAGTCGTGAGGATTTGCCAGAATGCCTGATTGTGACTCATGAAGAAATCAATGATAAGTCTGTCGAAGGTGTGCGCCATCGGGATTATCCTGCTTTTTCAGTGCAGTTCCACCCAGATGCTGCGCCGGGACCGCATGATGCAGACTATCTCTTTGACGAGTTTATGGAAATGATGGATGCCCATCAGGCTTACTAG
- the carB gene encoding carbamoyl-phosphate synthase large subunit: MPKRKDIQKIMVIGSGPIVIGQAAEFDYAGTQACLSLKEEGYSVVLVNSNPATIMTDKEIADRVYIEPITLEFVARILRKERPDALLPTLGGQTGLNMAMELSKSGLLEELGVELLGTKLSAIDQAEDRDLFKQLMEELGQPIPESEIVNTVDEALEFAAGIGYPVIVRPAFTLGGTGGGICSNEEELQEIAENGLKLSPVTQCLIERSIAGFKEIEYEVMRDGADNALVVCNMENFDPVGIHTGDSIVFAPSQTISDYEYQMLRDASLKIIRALKIEGGCNVQLALDPHSFKYYVIEVNPRVSRSSALASKATGYPIAKLAAKIAVGLTLDEIINPVTGSTYAMFEPALDYVVAKIPRFPFDKFEQGERRLGTQMKATGEVMAIGRNIEESLLKACRSLEVGVDHNELPALSQVSDDELMRKIVKAQDDRIFYISEAIRRGYSTDEIAELTKIDVFFLDKLLHIYEIEQELASHIGDSYVLKKAKQNGFADTKIASLWGMTAEQVRRIRQEQKIVPVYKMVDTCAAEFESATPYFYSTYGFENESVKSSKESVLVLGSGPIRIGQGVEFDYATVHSVKAIQAAGYEAIIMNSNPETVSTDFSVSDKLYFEPLTFEDVMNVIELEQPKGVIVQFGGQTAINLAEPLSKAGVKILGTQVADLDRAEDRDLFEQALKELDIPQPPGQTATNEEEAVEAARKIGFPVLVRPSYVLGGRAMEIVENEADLRSYMRTAVKASPDHPVLVDSYIVGDECEVDAISDGRQVLIPGIMEHIERAGVHSGDSMAAYPPQTLSQKVKDTIADYTKRLALGLNCIGMMNIQFVIKDEQVYVIEVNPRASRTVPFLSKVTDIPMAQVATRLILGESLAELGYEDGLHPESSMVHIKAPVFSFTKLAKVDSLLGPEMKSTGEVMGSDRTLEKALYKAFEASYLHLPNFGNVVFTIADDSKEEALQLAQRFANIGYGIWATKGTASYFENHGLHVRLVEKIGSDDNKDIPAYIRKGKVQAIINTVGTKRTADKHGQIIRSSAIEHGVPLFTALDTADAMLKVLESRSFTTEAI; this comes from the coding sequence ATGCCAAAACGTAAAGATATTCAGAAAATTATGGTCATCGGTTCTGGTCCTATCGTTATCGGTCAGGCTGCGGAGTTTGACTATGCAGGAACTCAAGCTTGCCTGTCCTTGAAAGAAGAGGGTTACAGTGTTGTCTTGGTTAATTCTAACCCAGCAACCATCATGACGGATAAGGAAATTGCGGACCGGGTTTATATCGAGCCCATCACACTGGAGTTTGTTGCGCGGATTTTGCGTAAGGAGCGGCCAGATGCTCTTCTGCCTACTCTGGGCGGCCAGACCGGACTCAATATGGCCATGGAATTATCCAAGTCAGGGCTTTTAGAAGAGCTGGGAGTAGAGCTCTTAGGAACCAAGCTGTCGGCCATTGACCAAGCGGAAGACCGGGATCTCTTCAAGCAGCTGATGGAAGAGCTAGGCCAGCCCATCCCTGAGTCAGAAATTGTCAATACAGTGGATGAAGCACTGGAATTTGCGGCTGGCATCGGCTATCCAGTCATTGTCCGTCCGGCATTTACACTGGGAGGAACTGGCGGCGGTATCTGTAGCAATGAAGAAGAGCTGCAAGAAATCGCAGAAAATGGCCTCAAACTCTCTCCGGTTACCCAGTGTCTGATCGAGCGCTCCATAGCTGGCTTTAAAGAAATCGAATACGAAGTCATGCGGGATGGTGCTGACAATGCGCTGGTCGTCTGTAACATGGAAAACTTTGACCCAGTCGGCATCCACACAGGGGATTCTATCGTTTTTGCACCTAGTCAGACCATCTCAGATTATGAATACCAGATGCTGCGGGATGCCAGTCTCAAGATTATCCGTGCGCTGAAGATTGAGGGTGGCTGTAATGTGCAGCTGGCTCTGGATCCGCATAGTTTCAAATACTATGTAATCGAGGTCAATCCACGGGTTTCCCGCTCATCAGCCCTGGCCTCTAAGGCGACTGGCTATCCGATTGCCAAGTTGGCAGCAAAAATCGCAGTAGGGCTTACATTGGATGAAATCATTAATCCGGTGACAGGTTCTACTTATGCTATGTTTGAGCCGGCTCTGGACTATGTGGTCGCTAAGATTCCGCGCTTTCCATTTGATAAGTTCGAGCAGGGTGAGCGCCGTCTGGGAACCCAGATGAAGGCGACCGGCGAAGTCATGGCTATCGGCCGCAATATCGAGGAGAGTCTGCTCAAGGCTTGCCGCTCTCTGGAAGTTGGTGTGGACCACAATGAGTTGCCTGCTCTCAGTCAAGTAAGCGATGATGAGCTGATGAGGAAGATTGTCAAGGCGCAAGACGACCGGATTTTCTACATCTCAGAGGCTATTCGTCGTGGTTACAGTACGGATGAAATTGCCGAGCTGACCAAGATTGATGTCTTTTTCCTGGATAAGCTGCTCCATATTTACGAAATTGAGCAGGAGCTGGCCAGTCATATCGGAGATAGCTATGTGCTTAAGAAAGCCAAGCAAAATGGCTTTGCGGATACTAAGATTGCATCCTTGTGGGGTATGACAGCTGAGCAGGTGCGTCGCATCCGGCAGGAGCAAAAGATTGTGCCGGTTTACAAGATGGTGGATACCTGTGCTGCTGAGTTCGAGTCTGCGACGCCTTATTTCTACTCCACCTATGGTTTTGAAAATGAATCTGTCAAATCCAGCAAGGAATCAGTTCTGGTACTGGGCTCTGGTCCTATCCGAATCGGGCAGGGAGTCGAGTTTGACTATGCGACCGTTCATTCTGTAAAAGCTATTCAGGCAGCTGGTTATGAAGCGATTATCATGAACAGTAATCCAGAGACTGTATCAACTGACTTTTCTGTCTCTGACAAGCTCTACTTTGAGCCGTTGACCTTTGAAGATGTCATGAATGTTATTGAGCTGGAGCAGCCTAAGGGTGTTATCGTACAGTTTGGCGGGCAGACAGCTATTAATCTGGCAGAGCCTCTGTCCAAGGCTGGTGTTAAGATTTTAGGCACCCAAGTAGCGGACTTGGATCGAGCTGAGGACCGGGATCTCTTTGAGCAAGCGCTGAAGGAGCTGGATATTCCGCAGCCGCCGGGTCAGACGGCCACTAATGAAGAGGAGGCAGTAGAGGCTGCTCGTAAGATTGGCTTCCCTGTTCTGGTGCGACCTTCCTATGTCTTGGGTGGCCGTGCCATGGAAATCGTAGAAAACGAAGCGGATCTACGTTCTTATATGAGAACAGCGGTTAAGGCCAGTCCAGACCATCCGGTTTTGGTCGATTCTTACATTGTTGGGGATGAGTGCGAAGTGGATGCCATTTCTGATGGCCGTCAGGTCTTGATTCCAGGGATTATGGAGCATATCGAGCGTGCAGGAGTTCACTCAGGGGATTCCATGGCAGCCTATCCGCCGCAAACCTTATCTCAGAAAGTCAAGGATACTATTGCAGACTATACCAAACGTTTGGCTCTAGGATTGAACTGTATCGGCATGATGAATATTCAGTTCGTCATCAAAGATGAGCAGGTCTATGTCATTGAGGTCAATCCGCGTGCCAGCCGGACCGTTCCTTTCTTGTCCAAGGTGACCGATATTCCGATGGCGCAAGTAGCGACTCGTTTGATCCTTGGAGAAAGTCTGGCAGAGCTGGGTTATGAAGACGGCCTTCATCCAGAAAGTTCCATGGTTCATATCAAGGCGCCAGTCTTCTCTTTTACTAAGTTGGCGAAGGTTGACAGTCTTTTGGGACCAGAGATGAAGTCTACCGGCGAAGTTATGGGCAGTGATCGCACGCTTGAAAAAGCACTCTACAAGGCTTTTGAGGCTTCCTATCTCCATTTGCCAAACTTTGGAAATGTCGTCTTTACTATTGCAGATGATAGCAAGGAAGAAGCCCTGCAGCTAGCTCAGCGTTTTGCCAATATTGGCTATGGTATCTGGGCAACAAAGGGAACAGCCTCCTATTTTGAAAATCATGGTCTCCATGTTCGTCTGGTGGAAAAAATCGGCAGTGATGATAACAAGGACATCCCAGCCTATATCCGCAAGGGCAAGGTTCAGGCTATTATCAACACGGTCGGAACTAAGCGGACAGCAGACAAGCATGGTCAAATTATCCGTAGCTCAGCGATTGAGCATGGAGTGCCTCTCTTTACCGCCTTGGACACAGCTGATGCCATGCTGAAGGTACTGGAAAGCCGCAGTTTCACTACAGAAGCGATTTAG